One window of the Natrinema sp. CBA1119 genome contains the following:
- a CDS encoding winged helix-turn-helix domain-containing protein yields the protein MDAEGLIEIVRQKPVLDALREKGGIDRRELEERLDVSRSTVHRFTRSLRDSGLIERIDGEFVLTPFGEVTAAEVAEFQSTLEAASELAPVLQVAAAHDIDIDIAAFTGATVTTVAPGDPYRPVNRFMSLVKTTETLRGLDPATINPLHLDELSDRINAGMETEAVYPLAVLEEVLTSNPERARSVIESGNLTFWIHDDIPFGLTLCDDRIGVGIYDDETGLLRTYVDTDSQTAREWAEAVYTKYRTEATPLTEDLDRFRF from the coding sequence ATGGATGCCGAGGGACTCATCGAAATCGTCCGGCAAAAGCCGGTGCTCGACGCGTTACGTGAGAAGGGTGGGATAGATCGACGAGAGTTAGAAGAACGCCTGGATGTCTCTCGGTCGACCGTCCACCGGTTCACCCGATCGCTCCGGGACAGCGGCCTGATCGAACGCATCGACGGCGAGTTCGTCCTCACGCCGTTCGGTGAGGTAACCGCTGCGGAGGTCGCCGAATTTCAGTCGACTCTCGAGGCCGCGTCGGAACTCGCCCCCGTCCTCCAGGTTGCGGCCGCTCACGACATCGACATCGATATCGCGGCGTTCACGGGCGCAACCGTGACGACGGTTGCGCCCGGGGATCCCTACCGCCCGGTGAATCGGTTCATGTCGCTGGTGAAAACGACCGAGACATTGCGGGGGCTCGACCCAGCGACCATCAACCCGCTGCACCTAGACGAGTTGTCCGACCGCATCAACGCCGGGATGGAAACGGAGGCCGTCTATCCGTTGGCGGTACTCGAGGAGGTCCTTACGTCGAACCCGGAACGGGCACGCTCAGTCATCGAAAGCGGAAATCTGACGTTTTGGATCCACGATGACATCCCGTTCGGACTGACGCTCTGTGACGACCGGATCGGAGTCGGCATCTACGACGATGAGACGGGTCTGTTGCGCACGTACGTCGATACCGATTCACAAACCGCACGCGAGTGGGCCGAAGCTGTCTATACGAAATATCGCACCGAAGCGACTCCTCTCACGGAGGATCTCGACCGCTTTCGGTTTTGA